One window of the Janthinobacterium sp. PAMC25594 genome contains the following:
- the narJ gene encoding nitrate reductase molybdenum cofactor assembly chaperone: MTHAMNHYQILSRLLLYPEPELIAHLPELDSALAAMPEQHALLRPLLAHLESSSLIDLQQQYVATFDRNPSHSLHLFEHIHGESRDRGQAMVDLMEEYKRHGLQMTGDDLPDFVPLFLEFLAQLDEAASAPLLGDAVHVLAHIGRKLTANGSLYAPVFTVLERLSPVAAEMLAEPPIRDMDEALETFGPGADGVEPLLRQAPGGVHPVHFHPQPRRAA; the protein is encoded by the coding sequence ATGACACACGCTATGAATCACTATCAAATCCTCTCGCGCCTGCTGCTGTATCCCGAGCCCGAGCTGATCGCGCACCTGCCCGAGCTGGACTCTGCGCTGGCCGCCATGCCGGAACAGCACGCGCTGTTGCGGCCCTTGCTGGCGCACCTGGAAAGCAGCAGCCTGATCGACCTGCAGCAGCAGTACGTGGCCACGTTCGACCGCAACCCGTCGCACTCGCTGCACCTGTTCGAGCATATCCACGGCGAATCGCGCGACCGGGGCCAGGCCATGGTAGACCTGATGGAGGAATACAAGCGCCATGGCTTGCAGATGACGGGCGACGATTTGCCCGACTTCGTGCCGCTGTTCCTGGAATTTTTGGCGCAGCTCGACGAGGCGGCATCGGCGCCGCTGCTGGGCGACGCCGTCCACGTGCTGGCGCATATCGGCCGCAAGCTGACGGCCAACGGCAGTCTGTATGCTCCCGTCTTCACGGTGCTCGAACGCCTGAGCCCCGTGGCGGCCGAAATGCTGGCCGAACCGCCGATCCGCGACATGGATGAAGCGCTGGAAACCTTCGGTCCCGGTGCGGATGGCGTCGAGCCCTTGCTGCGCCAAGCCCCGGGCGGCGTCCATCCCGTGCATTTTCACCCGCAGCCGCGGCGCGCCGCTTAA
- the narH gene encoding nitrate reductase subunit beta, which yields MKIRAQIGMVLNLDKCIGCHTCSVTCKNVWTSRDGVEYAWFNNVETKPGIGYPKQWENQDKWNGGWRRTDAGKIEPRQGSRLKILANIFANPNLPAIDEYYEPFTYDYEHLQSAPLSQTPPTARPISVLTGKKMEKIEWGPNWEDDLGGEFAQRSKDKLFDNMQKEMYGTFENTFMMYLPRLCEHCLNPTCVASCPSGSVYKREDDGIVLIDQDKCRGWRMCISGCPYKKIYYNWSSGKAEKCTFCFPRIEAGQPTVCSETCVGRIRYLGVLLYDADKIEAAASVPQEQDLYQAQLDLFLDPHDPAIIAEARRQGIPDLWLEAAVKSPVYKMAVEWKVAFPLHPEYRTLPMVWYVPPLSPIQAAAESGKLGVNGMLPDTQSLRIPVQYLANLLTAGDQPPIVTALDRMLAMRAYMRSKTVEKVENLTVLKQVGLTKAQVEDMYHIMAIANYEDRFVIPSSHKEMAEDSFNEKGSCGFSFGNGCSDGTSEPTLFGKKKHGSAIFMQMPKSRKTAPGA from the coding sequence ATGAAAATCAGAGCGCAAATCGGCATGGTGCTGAACCTGGACAAGTGCATCGGCTGCCACACCTGTTCCGTCACCTGCAAGAACGTGTGGACCAGCCGCGACGGCGTCGAGTACGCATGGTTCAACAACGTCGAAACCAAGCCCGGCATCGGCTATCCGAAGCAGTGGGAAAACCAGGACAAGTGGAATGGCGGCTGGCGCCGCACGGATGCGGGCAAGATCGAGCCGCGCCAGGGCAGCCGTTTGAAAATACTGGCCAATATCTTCGCCAACCCGAACCTGCCGGCCATCGATGAGTACTACGAGCCGTTCACCTACGACTACGAGCACCTGCAAAGCGCGCCGCTGTCGCAGACGCCGCCGACGGCCCGTCCGATCTCCGTGCTGACGGGGAAAAAGATGGAGAAAATCGAGTGGGGTCCGAACTGGGAAGATGACCTGGGCGGCGAATTTGCCCAGCGCAGCAAGGATAAACTGTTCGACAACATGCAGAAGGAGATGTACGGCACGTTCGAGAACACCTTCATGATGTATCTGCCGCGCCTGTGCGAGCATTGCCTCAATCCGACGTGCGTGGCGTCGTGCCCGTCCGGCTCCGTGTACAAGCGCGAAGACGACGGCATCGTGCTGATCGACCAGGACAAGTGCCGCGGCTGGCGCATGTGCATCTCCGGTTGCCCGTACAAGAAGATTTACTACAATTGGTCGTCCGGCAAGGCGGAGAAGTGCACCTTCTGCTTCCCCCGCATCGAGGCGGGTCAGCCTACCGTGTGCTCGGAAACGTGCGTGGGCCGCATCCGCTACCTGGGCGTGCTGCTGTATGACGCCGACAAGATCGAGGCGGCCGCCTCCGTGCCGCAAGAGCAGGACCTGTACCAGGCGCAGCTCGATCTGTTCCTCGATCCGCACGACCCGGCCATCATCGCCGAGGCGCGCCGCCAGGGCATTCCTGATCTTTGGCTGGAAGCGGCCGTCAAGTCGCCCGTCTACAAGATGGCCGTCGAGTGGAAAGTGGCGTTCCCGCTGCATCCCGAATACCGCACCTTGCCGATGGTGTGGTACGTGCCTCCGCTGTCGCCGATCCAGGCGGCGGCCGAATCGGGCAAGCTGGGCGTGAACGGCATGCTGCCGGATACGCAAAGCCTGCGCATTCCGGTGCAATACCTGGCCAATTTGCTGACGGCCGGCGACCAGCCACCCATCGTCACGGCGCTGGACCGCATGCTGGCCATGCGTGCCTATATGCGCAGCAAGACCGTCGAAAAAGTGGAAAACCTCACGGTGCTGAAACAAGTGGGCCTGACCAAGGCGCAGGTGGAGGACATGTACCACATCATGGCCATCGCCAATTACGAAGACCGCTTCGTCATTCCCAGCAGCCACAAGGAAATGGCGGAAGACAGCTTCAACGAGAAGGGTTCGTGCGGCTTCAGCTTCGGCAACGGCTGCTCGGACGGCACCAGCGAACCGACCTTGTTCGGCAAGAAAAAACACGGTTCGGCCATCTTCATGCAGATGCCGAAGTCGCGCAAAACGGCGCCAGGCGCTTAA
- the moaA gene encoding GTP 3',8-cyclase MoaA, translating into MGSVKLQDRFGRSIDYVRLSVTDRCDLRCSYCMPKGFRGFEEPKDWLTFDEIERLLGIFVRLGTRRVRLTGGEPLLRRNLPQLAQKLCALPGLDDLSLSTNATQLGKHAVALRAAGVDRINVSLDSLDRACMQQITGRDSLQPILDGLMAGKAAGFDPIKINMVAMRGVNDGQIEAMAAFCIEQQFILRLIEAMPMGSTGRNASYMPLGPVRERLAARFGLVPQAQELGGGPARYMATPDGRSSIGFITPMSQHFCATCNRVRLSVDGTLYLCLGQEEKFALGPMLRGGATDAQIEAAIRAAIELKPQQHDFNTQPDKIVRFMAQTGG; encoded by the coding sequence ATGGGTAGCGTCAAGTTGCAGGACCGTTTTGGCCGTTCGATCGATTATGTGCGGCTGTCCGTCACCGACCGCTGCGATTTGCGTTGCAGTTATTGCATGCCCAAGGGCTTTCGCGGTTTCGAGGAGCCGAAGGACTGGCTGACGTTCGACGAGATCGAACGCCTGCTGGGTATTTTTGTTCGTCTCGGCACGCGCCGCGTGCGCCTGACGGGCGGTGAGCCCCTGTTGCGGCGCAACCTGCCGCAGCTGGCGCAGAAGTTGTGCGCGCTGCCCGGTCTGGACGACCTGTCGCTGTCGACGAATGCCACCCAATTGGGCAAGCACGCCGTGGCCTTGCGCGCGGCGGGCGTCGACCGCATCAATGTCAGCCTCGACTCGCTGGACCGCGCCTGCATGCAGCAGATCACGGGACGCGACAGCCTGCAGCCCATTCTGGACGGCCTGATGGCGGGCAAGGCGGCCGGTTTCGACCCGATCAAGATCAATATGGTGGCCATGCGCGGCGTCAACGACGGCCAGATCGAGGCCATGGCGGCGTTTTGCATCGAGCAGCAGTTCATCCTGCGCCTGATCGAAGCCATGCCGATGGGCAGTACGGGCCGCAATGCCAGCTACATGCCGCTGGGTCCCGTGCGCGAGCGCCTGGCGGCCCGCTTTGGCCTGGTGCCGCAGGCGCAAGAACTGGGTGGCGGGCCGGCACGCTACATGGCGACACCCGATGGCCGCTCGAGCATCGGTTTCATCACGCCCATGTCGCAGCATTTTTGCGCCACCTGCAACAGAGTGCGACTGTCCGTCGATGGTACCCTGTACCTGTGCCTGGGCCAGGAAGAGAAATTCGCCCTTGGCCCTATGCTGCGCGGCGGGGCCACGGATGCGCAGATCGAAGCGGCGATCCGCGCCGCCATCGAACTCAAGCCGCAGCAGCATGATTTCAATACGCAGCCCGATAAAATTGTGAGGTTCATGGCACAGACGGGCGGCTGA
- a CDS encoding peptidylprolyl isomerase: MGISVNGIDIDDADIAQELPHHQQAGNPLKQAVHELVLRRLLLDEAQRLGLQADSDDALVEALFEQEVRVPPADDAACRTFYAQRPQLFRSGALVEARHILFQVTPEAPLELLRTTAQAVLDALKLAPERFAELAAQYSNCPSGALGGNLGQLSPGQSVPEFDALLFRLEAGALAGHLLETRFGYHIVQVLRRVEGQAIAYEAVQAQIADRLARAAWQRAVHQYLHLLVGRADIAGIELEGTASPLVQ, from the coding sequence ATGGGAATTTCCGTCAATGGCATCGATATCGACGATGCCGACATCGCGCAGGAACTGCCGCACCACCAGCAGGCGGGCAATCCGCTGAAGCAGGCCGTGCATGAACTGGTGCTGCGCCGGCTGCTGCTGGACGAGGCTCAGCGCCTGGGCTTGCAAGCAGATAGCGACGATGCCCTGGTCGAAGCGCTGTTCGAGCAGGAAGTGCGCGTGCCGCCCGCCGACGATGCGGCTTGCCGCACCTTTTATGCGCAGCGCCCGCAATTGTTCCGTAGCGGCGCGCTGGTCGAGGCACGCCACATCCTGTTCCAGGTGACGCCGGAAGCGCCTTTGGAGCTGCTGCGCACGACGGCGCAAGCCGTGCTCGACGCCCTCAAACTGGCGCCCGAGCGCTTCGCCGAACTGGCGGCGCAGTATTCGAACTGCCCGTCGGGCGCGCTGGGGGGCAACCTGGGCCAGCTGTCGCCGGGCCAGAGCGTGCCGGAATTCGACGCGCTGCTGTTTCGCCTGGAAGCGGGGGCGCTGGCCGGCCATTTGCTGGAAACGCGCTTCGGCTACCACATCGTGCAGGTGCTGCGCCGGGTCGAAGGCCAGGCCATCGCCTACGAGGCGGTGCAGGCGCAGATCGCCGATCGCCTGGCGCGCGCCGCGTGGCAGCGCGCCGTGCACCAGTATCTGCACTTGCTGGTGGGGCGCGCCGACATCGCCGGCATCGAGCTCGAAGGCACAGCCAGTCCGCTGGTTCAGTAA
- the narI gene encoding respiratory nitrate reductase subunit gamma, whose amino-acid sequence MSNYLHQFVYGIYPYIALAIFFLGSLIRFDREQYTWKSDSSQLLHRGSLRLGNILFHIGIIGLLFGHAAGLLTPVWVWDTLGVTHSLKQGVAMAAGGIMGGLCLAGLLILLVRRFSNDRLRAVTTAGDKLVMLWILLTLLLGLSSIFVSASHMDGHMMVLLMNWAQHIVTFRGDAASFIVDAPLVFKLHLFMGMSLFVIFPFTRLVHVWSGFGAIGYLGRAYQLVRRR is encoded by the coding sequence ATGAGTAATTACTTGCATCAATTTGTGTATGGCATTTATCCATACATCGCGCTGGCCATCTTTTTCCTCGGCAGCCTGATCCGTTTCGACCGCGAGCAATACACGTGGAAGTCCGATTCCAGCCAGCTGCTGCACCGTGGCAGCCTGCGCCTGGGCAATATCCTGTTCCACATCGGCATCATCGGCCTGCTGTTCGGCCATGCGGCCGGCCTGCTCACGCCCGTCTGGGTGTGGGATACGCTGGGCGTGACGCACAGCCTGAAACAGGGCGTGGCCATGGCCGCTGGCGGCATCATGGGCGGCCTGTGCCTTGCCGGCCTGCTGATCCTGCTGGTGCGCCGCTTTTCCAACGACCGGCTGCGCGCCGTCACCACGGCCGGCGACAAGCTGGTGATGTTGTGGATTTTGCTGACCTTGCTGCTGGGCCTGTCGTCGATCTTCGTCTCGGCGTCGCACATGGATGGCCACATGATGGTCTTGCTGATGAACTGGGCGCAGCACATCGTCACCTTCCGCGGCGACGCGGCCAGCTTCATCGTCGATGCGCCGCTGGTGTTCAAGCTGCATCTGTTCATGGGCATGTCGCTGTTCGTCATCTTCCCGTTCACCCGCCTGGTGCACGTATGGAGCGGTTTCGGCGCCATCGGCTATCTGGGCCGCGCCTATCAACTGGTGCGCCGCCGCTAA